The Brassica napus cultivar Da-Ae chromosome C7, Da-Ae, whole genome shotgun sequence genome has a segment encoding these proteins:
- the LOC106348723 gene encoding zinc finger CCCH domain-containing protein 64 yields MDGLVVAHILFWLRGSGKFTLLGLSVSYLSGTESSDGQFGKYSQDDVDALRALADDSGVVDLFLTNEWPVGVTNRAAESDIPTEVSDSSCCDSNVSELVKEVKPRYPIAGSMGGVLCP; encoded by the exons ATGGACGGGCTCGTGGTGGCACACATCTTGTTTTGGTTAAGAGGAAGTGGGAAGTTCACTCTTCTTG GTTTGTCTGTTTCTTACTTATCTGGTACGGAGTCATCTGATGGTCAGTTTGGGAAGTACAGTCAAGATGATGTTGATGCTCTTCGTGCTCTTGCTGATGATTCTGGagttgttgatttgtttttgac TAATGAATGGCCTGTGGGAGTCACGAACAGAGCTGCGGAGTCTGATATTCCTACAGAGGTTTCTGATTCGTCTTGTTGTGATTCCAATGTTTCTGAATTGGTGAAGGAAGTTAAACCTCG TTATCCCATTGCAGGTTCGATGGGGGGTGTTCTATGCCCGTGA